From Coffea arabica cultivar ET-39 chromosome 2e, Coffea Arabica ET-39 HiFi, whole genome shotgun sequence, the proteins below share one genomic window:
- the LOC113727915 gene encoding endoglucanase 25-like, protein MSMYGRDPWGGPLEINATDSATDDDRSRNLQDFDRAALSRPLDETQQSWLLGPGEQKKKKYVDLGCIIVSRKIFVWTVGSIIAAGLLVGFITLIVKTVPRHHHKGPPPDNYTLALHKALMFFNAQRSGKLPKHNNVSWRGNSCLNDGKSQSSSAIKNLVGGYYDAGDAIKFNFPASFAMTMLSWSVIEYSAKYEAAGELAHVKEIIKWGTDYFLKCFNSTADTVDRLASQVGVGDTSKGPNPNDHYCWMRPEDIDYERPVSECSSCSDLASEMAAALASASIVFKDDKAYSQKLVHGARALFDFGRRQRGRYSSGVDAEKFYNSSMYWDEFIWGASWLYYATGNLSYLQLATAPGLAKHAGAFWGGPDYGVFSWDSKLPGAQVLLSRLRLFLSPGYPYEEILRTFHNQTSIVMCSYLPLFTSFNRTRGGLIQLNHGRPQPLQYVANAAFLAALFSDYLAAADTPGWYCGPNFYSTDVLRQFAETQIDYILGKNPRKMSYVVGFGNHYPRRVHHRGASIPKNKIKYNCKGGWKLRDSRNPNPNTLVGAMVAGPDKFDGFHDVRTNYNYTEPTLAGNAGLVAALVALSGEKSVGVDKNTIFSAVPPMFPTPPPPPAPWKP, encoded by the exons ATGAGTATGTACGGGAGGGATCCGTGGGGTGGACCGCTGGAGATCAACGCGACGGATTCAGCCACAGATGATGATAGGAGTAGGAATTTGCAGGATTTTGATAGAGCTGCACTCTCACGGCCCCTCGATGAAACCCAACAGAGTTGGCTCTTGGGTCCGGGGgagcagaagaagaagaagtatgTGGATCTGGGTTGCATTATCGTCAGCAGGAAGATCTTTGTTTGGACTGTCGGATCAATTATTGCTGCTGGCTTGTTAGTTGGTTTTATTACTTTGATTGTTAAAACTGTCCCCAGGCATCATCATAAAGGCCCGCCCCCGGATAATTATACTCTGGCTCTTCACAAGGCTCTCATGTTCTTCAATGCCCAGCGTT CTGGGAAATTGCCAAAGCATAACAATGTGTCATGGAGGGGGAACTCATGTTTGAATGATGGCAAATCTCAGTCGTCTTCAGCTATTAAAAATCTTGTAGGCGGTTATTACGATGCAGGGGATGCAATCAAGTTTAATTTCCCTGCATCGTTCGCTATGACAATGTTGAGTTGGAGTGTGATTGAGTATAGTGCAAAGTATGAAGCTGCTGGGGAACTTGCACATGTCAAAGAGATCATTAAATGGGGCACAGATTACTTCCTTAAGTGCTTTAATTCTACTGCTGATACTGTAGATCGTCTTGCATCACAG GTTGGAGTTGGTGATACATCAAAAGGGCCCAACCCAAATGATCATTACTGTTGGATGCGCCCAGAGGACATTGATTATGAACGGCCTGTATCTGAATGCTCCAGTTGTTCGGACCTTGCTTCTGAGATGGCTGCTGCTCTAGCATCAGCATCCATTGTTTTCAAAGATGATAAAGCATACTCCCAGAAACTGGTCCATGGTGCCAGAGCACTGTTTGATTTTGGTAGGCGGCAGCGTGGAAGATACAGTTCTGGTGTTGATGCTGAAAAGTTTTATAATTCTTCCATGTATTGGGACGAATTTATCTGGGGTGCATCCTGGCTTTATTATGCCACTGGAAACTTGTCGTATCTTCAGCTTGCTACAGCTCCTGGTCTGGCTAAGCATGCTGGTGCTTTTTGGGGAGGCCCAGATTACGGGGTATTTAGCTGGGATAGCAAGCTGCCTGGGGCTCAG GTGCTTCTTAGCCGTTTGAGATTGTTTCTAAGCCCTGGCTATCCCTATGAGGAAATTCTGAGGACATTTCACAACCAGACAAGCATAGTCATGTGCTCATACCTGCCATTGTTCACATCTTTTAACAGAACAAGAG GAGGTTTGATCCAATTAAACCATGGTAGGCCTCAGCCTCTTCAGTATGTGGCCAATGCCGCTTTCCTGGCCGCTCTGTTCAGTGATTATCTTGCAGCTGCTGATACCCCTGGGTGGTATTGTGGACCCAATTTTTACTCCACAGATGTGTTGCGTCAATTCGCTGAAACCCAG ATTGATTACATCCTCGGAAAGAATCCTAGAAAGATGAGCTATGTTGTgggttttggaaatcattatccTAGACGCGTTCACCATAGAGGGGCATCAATCCCGAAGAACAAGATCAAGTATAATTGTAAAGGAGGATGGAAGTTGAGAGATTCTCGGAATCCGAATCCAAATACTCTGGTTGGAGCCATGGTTGCTGGTCCAGACAAGTTTGATGGTTTTCATGATGTTCGTACCAACTATAATTACACAGAACCTACGCTAGCAGGCAATGCTGGTCTTGTTGCTGCCCTAGTTGCTTTATCTGGTGAAAAAAGTGTTGGAGTTGACAAGAATACAATATTCTCTGCAGTCCCGCCTATGTTTCCAACTCCACCGCCTCCACCAGCTCCTTGGAAACCATGA